TTCGTCTCGCTGTGGCCTGGGAGGTATCTTGGGCACCAGATTTGCTTCAGAAATACTCTCACTCGGGGAGATCTCAGGGCCGGGACTCAATTCCATCTGTTTCTCGAAGGAAACGTTTAGGTTTTCGGATGAGCTTTGAGGAGGAGGCAGCGAGCCATTCCTCTCAAACATACCCTCAGAGCTTTGGGAAGTGTTGAGGCCGTCCGAGCTGCTGTCCGCAGATGAACTAGACTTGGCCAAACTTGTGGTGGACATAGCGCCGTCACTCAGCCTCTCCGTCGAGTGTAAGTGGGAAAACGGCGACTCCATTTTAGACTGGTTCTCATCAGCCAAGCAGCTGGCAGATTTAGATCGGAGCCTGTACAGTGGGTTTCTGGGTAGCATGGGAGATGAAGAGTTGTTAGTGTTGATGAGATCTATGTTACTCAGACGACGATGTGGATTCATGGCTGGACGGACGAGGTTTGGGCTGGAGTTGTTTATGGACCCCTTGATGAGCAGCTGGAATTTTGAATGCGGGTTTCTGTAGGGCTGGAGATAAACTGACGGGACGTATCCGGATTGTCCATTGTAGCTGTCGAATCAATTAAAACAATCACTAACGTTAGCCCTCTTAGTTACCGATACTAAATAAAGTACATTTAGAATTTCTCTTAGCTGCCAATAGCTCTGATGAAACTTCCCATTTAGCTAGAACTTGATATAATGAAATTGCTCTTAAGATTTGAATTTGATACTGTAAATAGActaagagtgatacagcatggaaacaggcccttcagcccaactggtctatgccgaccaagatgccccatataagctggtcccatttggcccatctccctccaaatctttcgtatccatgtacctatccaaatgtcttttaaattttgtcatagtacctgccttaaccacctcctctggcagttcatttcataTAACCAACCatcctccgagtgaaaaagttgcccctcaggttcctactaaatctttctccccccctcaccttaaacatattcctctagtttttgatttctctaccttgtgcattcacactatcaattcccttcatgattttatacatctctctaCGATCATGAATAACATCAATAGCAACTACATTTCTAAAGCATTGACTACGTAGCACTTTCAGATATTCCGAATGAGACAAAGATAaacgatttttttaaattatgagaggcatagctagGATAGATGGTCCAAACATTTTTCTCAAGATTGGAAAAAATCAACcagtgggcacagctttaaggtgactgacatatgatgaaagaatggaacgactgggcttattttcactggaatttagaaggatgagaggggatcttatagaaacatataaaattcttaagggtttggacaggctagttgcaggaaaaatgttcccgatgttgggggagtccagaaccaggggtcacagtttaagaataaggggtaggccatttaggactgagatgaggaaaaactttttcacccagagagttgtgaatctgtggaattcttggccacagaaggcagtggaggccaactcaccggatgttttcaagagagagttagatatcgctcttcgggctaacggaatcaagggatatagggagaaagcaggagctgggtaccgattttggatgatcaggcatgatcatattgaatggcggtgctggctcgaagggtcgaatggccgactcctgcacctattttctatgaggggcaaagttttattttacacaccgagggcggtgggtgcctggaacgcgctgcctgcAGTGGATGGCAGTTGAagctgatacgatagtggcatttaagagacttttggataggcacatggatatgcagagaatggagtgatgtggattattagcaggcagataagagttggtctaagCATCGTGATCCACGCAAACATTATGGGCcaatgttcttgtgctgtaatgttctatgttcttaaaatGCCATACTACTGCGACACAAATTTTAAATTCAAAGACTTTAGCTACATTTGGATgccattattaaaaaaataattcaaatgtGTTGTAAATTAGATGCAATTCACCATTTATTACGACGCTATTGCTCAAGGACAATTGATTAACTATAAACTACAACTAACCTGACTAGCCACCATCCATCAGTGGATGTCCTTAAGACTTCAACCATGACTCCAACTTGCAGAGAGAGTTCATCATCATCTGTTGCTTGATAGTTTTTAGCAGCGTAATACTGAGACTCCACAGGGGAAACTAGAGGATAGAAAAAGGAccaaaattatattttaatatcACTCAATGATGAATTGAAATCTAATACAAAATTATTTAATCTGCTTTAAAATAACAAGAAAACAAAATTTGGGGAGCTTTTACTGAATTTCACTTATAAAAAGGTGACAGGAAAAGAAAATTGGTAACTTTAAGACAATTTGCCCAAATGTGATTGATATTGAGTGTCCCACAGAAATGAAAGTGGTTTAACTTTGCAAAATACGTTTCTAAAAAATGTTTCTCGATCTTGCGAGCCTGGAATTTAATAGTTTTCCTACTTCCATAGCCCAAAAATAGTGGTAGatattgaaaaatattttaaaagatgaTTGAGGAGAGGAGATGGTATTTGATTAAAGTGTGTACCAAACTATCCAAGTGCTTTAAATGATAACATCTTTGAAATATGCAAAACAATGTAAAATGTTGTCTAGTATATTCAGTCTGAATTAGAAATTAAAGAGGTTTCAGACAATTGAAGTGCTTTAAAGATAGCATctttaaaatatggaaaataaTGTAAAAAGTTATCTGGCATATTCAGTCTGAATTAGAAACTATcgctaggtttctgacattgcgCTGCCGAGATTGAACATAAATTATGTGTATTCAGTCCTTTACCACTGATAATTTCATCCCTAATTTTGCCGCTCTGAGAATTTTCTTTCACAATACACTTTGTGTGTGACACTGTGATTTAAGATGGAGcttggtaagatcatctctgaccctggccacaaactctttgaaacacttccctctggaaggcgactccggactgtcaaagcagccacaaccagacataaaaacagctttcttccacgagcagtagctctactcaacaaccaaaagtctgtagcctccttttgctctggtattttatttcattcacatgtttaaactatgttttattcttaatgttttaatgttttatattttattcttaattgtttactgtatgtcgtgttgttacttgcgagcaaagcaccaaggcaaattccttgtatgtgtacatacttggctaataaaaaatgtattcaattggaCTTATTCAACTTACCTTCGGTGTCTTTATCAAAAGATCTAGACAGGGCAGAAGTGAGACACTTTCTGAGATAAGGAGCAGGAAACCAGGCGACCTGTTTCCTTTCATTCTCCACAAGCCACCAGCCTACAGAAACAATGAGAGCAAAGCGTTTAGCTCAGTGTCCAGATCAAATATTTATTCCCATCTAAAATTCACCAAATGCTAGAAAT
This is a stretch of genomic DNA from Rhinoraja longicauda isolate Sanriku21f chromosome 21, sRhiLon1.1, whole genome shotgun sequence. It encodes these proteins:
- the LOC144604171 gene encoding NADPH oxidase organizer 1-like, coding for MNQRYLLNVRIIGLMQHKKEKTYLASVLWSDKNDVIVYRTFEEFKKFHKSVVKRFPLEAGRIKKSNRILPKFEDVSRRERRQTQVSRSVLRMGVLENYCSELLRSAVKVATDEGVVQFFLPTDRDLAPSTPKDSVIIMPSALGSKKSTWTRSEGSNLQNITQPVAPESYKCIATYEGKDTKNRPFKVMESEVVDVITKNVSGWWLVENERKQVAWFPAPYLRKCLTSALSRSFDKDTEVSPVESQYYAAKNYQATDDDELSLQVGVMVEVLRTSTDGWWLVSYNGQSGYVPSVYLQPYRNPHSKFQLLIKGSINNSSPNLVRPAMNPHRRLSNIDLINTNNSSSPMLPRNPLYRLRSKSASCLADENQSKMESPFSHLHSTERLSDGAMSTTSLAKSSSSADSSSDGLNTSQSSEGMFERNGSLPPPQSSSENLNVSFEKQMELSPGPEISPSESISEANLVPKIPPRPQRDELLMRCTTITKNMVLKSQNYFGLKHPEMF